In a genomic window of Synergistes jonesii:
- a CDS encoding MOSC domain-containing protein has product MSGKIIAVCSAPKKGMIKHDQREGVLIEESGLEGDAHAGFMHRQVSLIAMEDVRTMMEKLPNLVPGSFAENLTTEGFDLGRLKIGDRLKVGETLLEVSQIGKECHSHCEVFKQSGECIMPKKGIFTRVIKGGKVKAGDTIDFA; this is encoded by the coding sequence ATGTCAGGCAAAATAATCGCCGTATGCAGCGCGCCGAAGAAGGGCATGATAAAGCACGACCAGCGCGAAGGCGTGCTGATAGAGGAGAGCGGGCTCGAAGGCGACGCCCACGCCGGCTTCATGCACAGGCAGGTCAGCCTCATCGCGATGGAAGACGTCCGCACGATGATGGAGAAATTGCCGAACCTCGTCCCGGGAAGCTTCGCCGAAAATCTGACCACCGAAGGCTTCGACCTCGGCAGGCTGAAGATCGGCGACAGGCTGAAGGTCGGAGAGACGCTGCTGGAAGTCTCCCAGATAGGCAAGGAGTGTCATTCGCACTGCGAAGTATTCAAGCAGAGCGGCGAATGCATAATGCCGAAAAAGGGCATCTTTACCAGAGTGATCAAGGGAGGAAAGGTAAAAGCGGGCGATACTATAGACTTCGCGTAA
- the rimM gene encoding ribosome maturation factor RimM (Essential for efficient processing of 16S rRNA): MSKKKSDGPSERRYEIGKIVGVHGIGGDLTLLPQTDFPARFEGMETLDLTLPGKPMRSYKVRSIKPYEGKKTFFVSLEGITDRDAAEALRGASVTVAEDERVELEEGEYWLDEIIGLEVFDEVGAKLGEITEVLFTGANDVYIVKTPEGALKALPAVDEVIKSVEAANGSMTVNIPEGLWE; this comes from the coding sequence ATGTCAAAGAAGAAGAGTGACGGCCCGAGTGAAAGGAGATACGAGATAGGCAAAATCGTCGGCGTTCACGGCATCGGAGGCGATCTGACGCTGCTGCCGCAGACGGACTTCCCCGCGCGCTTCGAGGGCATGGAGACTCTCGACCTGACGCTGCCGGGAAAGCCGATGCGCAGCTATAAAGTGCGCAGTATCAAACCTTACGAGGGCAAGAAGACATTCTTCGTCAGCCTTGAAGGAATAACGGACCGCGACGCGGCGGAGGCCCTCAGGGGCGCGTCCGTGACGGTCGCGGAGGATGAAAGGGTAGAACTTGAAGAGGGCGAATACTGGCTCGACGAGATCATTGGGCTCGAAGTGTTCGACGAGGTCGGCGCCAAGCTCGGCGAGATAACGGAAGTCCTTTTCACCGGCGCGAACGACGTCTACATAGTGAAGACGCCGGAGGGCGCGCTGAAGGCGCTGCCCGCCGTGGACGAGGTGATAAAAAGCGTCGAAGCAGCAAATGGAAGCATGACAGTAAATATCCCCGAAGGCCTGTGGGAGTGA
- the trmD gene encoding tRNA (guanosine(37)-N1)-methyltransferase TrmD — MKISVITAFPELMRSYAASSVLGRAVSSGKLEVRIIDVRDFSHGAYRQIDDYCYGAGGMMLMAEPLAEALESASGWGKPYVVYPSPQGTHLHQELVEDLSRKEHLTIVCGHYEGIDERFTQKYVDAEISLGDFVLTGGEMPAMAIIDAVSRLIPGVVGSASSVTEDSFYGGMLDTPHYTRPAEWRGEKVPEVLTGGDAKAIERWRRRRSVERTLERRPDVAARAGIIPWLSGGAYVVEVHYPVLGRDGEKASTAITGMDLHDIARACRAYGIKKYLLVTPIAQQREMAKRIAWHWTAGWGAEYNPDRKEAFSTLKIFASVQKALEWVREREKKEPFKIATTARRVGGAQHWLTLKRRILKDDESPLFFFGTGWGLHGEVMDMADAVMTPITGGRDGWNHLSVRSAVSITLDRFFGWR; from the coding sequence ATGAAGATATCCGTGATAACGGCATTCCCGGAGCTTATGCGCAGCTACGCGGCGTCGAGCGTCCTCGGGCGCGCCGTCTCCTCCGGAAAGCTGGAGGTGCGGATTATCGACGTCAGAGATTTTTCTCACGGCGCCTACCGCCAGATAGACGACTACTGCTACGGCGCGGGCGGAATGATGCTTATGGCGGAGCCGCTCGCCGAAGCGCTCGAGTCGGCGTCGGGCTGGGGAAAGCCCTACGTCGTATATCCGAGCCCCCAGGGGACGCATCTCCATCAGGAGCTTGTCGAAGACCTCTCGCGCAAAGAACATCTGACGATAGTCTGCGGGCATTACGAGGGAATCGACGAGCGCTTCACGCAGAAGTACGTTGACGCGGAGATCTCTCTCGGCGACTTTGTGCTGACCGGCGGCGAAATGCCGGCTATGGCGATAATCGACGCAGTTTCGCGGCTTATCCCCGGAGTGGTCGGGAGCGCTTCGTCGGTGACGGAGGATTCTTTCTACGGCGGAATGCTCGACACGCCCCACTACACGCGCCCCGCGGAGTGGCGCGGCGAAAAAGTGCCGGAGGTCCTCACCGGGGGCGACGCGAAGGCTATCGAGAGGTGGCGCAGGCGGCGCTCCGTCGAAAGGACTCTCGAAAGGCGTCCCGACGTGGCTGCGAGAGCCGGAATCATTCCCTGGCTTTCGGGCGGCGCCTACGTAGTGGAAGTACACTATCCGGTGCTCGGCAGAGACGGCGAGAAAGCCTCCACGGCGATAACGGGCATGGACCTGCACGACATAGCGCGCGCGTGCCGCGCCTACGGGATAAAAAAATATCTGCTCGTAACGCCTATCGCGCAGCAGCGCGAGATGGCGAAGCGAATCGCGTGGCACTGGACGGCCGGCTGGGGCGCGGAGTACAACCCCGACCGCAAAGAGGCCTTTTCGACTCTCAAGATATTCGCGTCGGTGCAGAAAGCGCTCGAATGGGTGCGCGAAAGGGAGAAGAAAGAGCCCTTCAAAATAGCGACGACCGCAAGGCGCGTCGGAGGGGCGCAGCACTGGCTCACGCTGAAAAGGCGGATACTGAAGGACGACGAGAGCCCACTCTTCTTCTTCGGGACGGGCTGGGGGCTGCACGGCGAAGTAATGGATATGGCAGATGCCGTCATGACGCCGATAACGGGCGGCAGAGACGGCTGGAACCACCTCTCGGTGCGGAGCGCCGTAAGCATAACGCTTGACAGGTTCTTCGGCTGGAGGTAG
- a CDS encoding TOBE domain-containing protein translates to MTLSARNQLKAVVAGVKAGAVNNEVSLRLEKGTVITSIITAASCESLGLKEGAMAYAVIKATNVMIGEDGGKLKLSARNQLRGTVKAVVEGAVNCEVEVTLDGGEEMTSIITLASAKKLALAPGRKVVAIVKASDVMVGVEA, encoded by the coding sequence ATGACCTTAAGCGCACGCAACCAGCTGAAGGCTGTGGTAGCGGGGGTAAAGGCCGGAGCGGTGAACAACGAGGTGTCCCTCCGCCTTGAAAAGGGAACGGTGATCACGTCTATCATCACCGCGGCGAGCTGCGAAAGCCTCGGGCTCAAAGAGGGTGCCATGGCCTACGCCGTGATCAAAGCGACGAACGTGATGATCGGCGAAGATGGTGGCAAGCTGAAACTCTCGGCGCGCAACCAGCTTCGCGGTACGGTGAAGGCCGTAGTCGAAGGCGCGGTCAACTGCGAAGTCGAAGTGACGCTCGACGGCGGCGAGGAGATGACGTCGATAATCACGCTGGCCAGCGCGAAGAAACTCGCGCTCGCCCCCGGCAGAAAAGTCGTAGCGATAGTCAAGGCCTCGGACGTAATGGTAGGCGTCGAAGCGTAA
- the nifS gene encoding cysteine desulfurase NifS — MTAREVYLDNSATTRTDPRVLEAMAPYFSEKYGNPNSLHKYGREARAAVDTARAQTAALINAEPADVVFTGAGSEADNLAVKGAAWALREKGKGAHIITSAIEHHAALSSVKWLGKMGFEYTILPVDGRGMVSPDALEAAIRPDTTLVTIMFANNEIGTIQPIKKLGEVCRRHGVMFHTDAVQAAGHIKIDVKELPVDMLTMAAHKMYGPKGIGALYVRRGIKLIPTLHGGGQEFGLRSGTENVPAIVGFGKAAEIAKARLDAGADKKLAAMRDYFIEGVLSKIPETRLTGAAGDDRLPFHTSFVVKYIEGEGMLLLLDAAGIYASSGSACTSGSLEPSYVLLATGLDHATAHGSLRLTMSHETTKEDIDYVLEKFPPIVEKLRAMSPFYNKK; from the coding sequence ATGACAGCACGCGAAGTCTATCTGGACAATTCGGCGACGACGAGGACGGACCCGAGGGTCCTTGAGGCTATGGCTCCGTACTTCTCGGAAAAGTACGGCAACCCTAACAGCCTGCATAAATACGGGCGTGAGGCGCGCGCCGCGGTCGACACGGCGAGGGCCCAGACCGCCGCTCTAATAAACGCGGAGCCGGCCGATGTAGTTTTCACCGGAGCCGGAAGCGAGGCGGACAACCTCGCGGTCAAGGGCGCCGCCTGGGCGCTCAGGGAGAAGGGAAAGGGCGCGCACATCATCACGAGCGCGATAGAGCACCATGCGGCCCTCAGCTCCGTCAAATGGCTCGGCAAGATGGGCTTCGAATACACGATACTGCCCGTCGACGGCAGAGGCATGGTAAGCCCCGATGCGCTGGAGGCCGCGATACGCCCCGACACGACGCTCGTCACGATCATGTTCGCGAACAACGAGATAGGCACTATCCAGCCGATAAAGAAGCTCGGCGAGGTATGCCGCAGGCACGGCGTGATGTTCCACACCGACGCGGTGCAGGCCGCGGGGCATATAAAAATCGACGTCAAGGAGCTTCCCGTCGACATGCTGACGATGGCGGCGCATAAGATGTACGGCCCTAAAGGGATAGGTGCCCTCTACGTGCGCAGGGGGATAAAGCTGATACCTACGCTGCACGGCGGCGGGCAGGAGTTCGGCCTTCGCTCCGGGACGGAGAACGTCCCCGCGATAGTAGGCTTCGGCAAGGCTGCGGAGATAGCGAAGGCGCGCCTCGACGCCGGAGCGGACAAAAAGCTCGCCGCAATGCGCGACTACTTCATCGAGGGCGTGCTCTCGAAGATTCCCGAGACGCGCCTGACCGGGGCCGCCGGAGACGACCGCCTGCCCTTCCACACGAGCTTCGTCGTCAAGTACATCGAGGGCGAGGGGATGCTTTTGCTCCTCGACGCGGCCGGCATATACGCTTCAAGCGGCTCGGCCTGCACCTCCGGCAGCCTCGAACCGAGCTACGTCCTGCTCGCAACGGGGCTTGACCACGCGACCGCACACGGTTCGCTGCGCCTCACGATGAGCCACGAAACGACAAAGGAAGATATCGACTACGTGCTGGAGAAATTCCCGCCGATCGTGGAAAAGCTCCGCGCCATGTCGCCGTTCTACAATAAAAAGTAA
- a CDS encoding KH domain-containing protein: protein MMANYVELVELIVRRLVTKPEEVFVSEERSEAGAILISVKVAQEDIGRVIGKKGSTINAIRHVAKAASIKSGEKVDVDVKEEE, encoded by the coding sequence ATGATGGCAAATTATGTCGAACTCGTAGAGCTGATTGTCCGCCGCCTCGTCACGAAGCCCGAAGAGGTCTTTGTGAGCGAAGAGCGTTCGGAAGCCGGCGCGATACTTATCTCGGTAAAGGTCGCGCAGGAGGACATAGGCCGCGTGATTGGCAAGAAAGGCTCGACGATAAACGCGATCCGCCACGTAGCGAAGGCCGCTTCGATCAAATCCGGCGAAAAGGTGGATGTGGATGTCAAAGAAGAAGAGTGA
- a CDS encoding heavy metal translocating P-type ATPase, whose protein sequence is MENEEKREHECYENCGCAACAQEQGAHHHVHGHESGCGCAACHAVDDIFSENEEDEKKAQSEFRREVTFLAVAGAVFVPTLICEALFPDVAPEWLFNAVFAVLYLLTGVPVLKIALKALLRGDVFNEFTLMGGATLAALAIGEMSESVGVMLFYRLGEAFQERASSNSRRSIRALLAQKPMTARVVTEDGTVEKDPKEIVKGDVVRVMPGEIVPIDGRVVSGTSQIDMSAITGESMPVAVRRGSEVHGGTLSLDGLLTVEAAGPFEDSTIARMLEMVQNAVARKSPTERFITRFSKWYTPAVFFMASAVMLLPPLLGFGAWREWIYRGLVLLVISCPCALVISIPLGYFGGIGAASKNGILVKGANVFDAVGRVDTAVFDKTGTLTYGKFRLVKIVPAAGIEERTVLSAAALAENGSTHPVAKSITAAAADVSAPEGASITQLPGKGMLFKNEGDTIVAGNAALLSEFGVAAPAVAEHGTVVHVMKNGKYLGALVVADELRTDAAKTISELRMQGIKGVYMLTGDREETAADVAKELRLDGYRAELLPGDKVEALKELCGGDTKRTVYVGDGINDGPVLVTSETGIAMGGFGSQVAVEVADAVILDDSPSKVVGLLRIAKKTRAIVWENVFLALGVKLVFLIFGVAGLAGLWEAVFADVGVALMAILNSARATRIK, encoded by the coding sequence ATGGAGAACGAAGAAAAACGCGAACACGAATGTTACGAAAACTGCGGCTGCGCAGCCTGCGCGCAGGAGCAAGGCGCGCATCACCACGTCCACGGGCACGAAAGCGGCTGCGGCTGCGCGGCCTGCCACGCGGTCGACGATATTTTCAGCGAAAACGAAGAGGACGAAAAAAAAGCTCAGTCCGAATTCAGACGCGAGGTGACCTTCCTCGCAGTCGCCGGCGCGGTATTCGTGCCGACGCTGATCTGCGAAGCGCTCTTCCCTGATGTAGCGCCGGAATGGCTCTTCAACGCGGTATTCGCGGTCCTTTACCTGCTGACCGGCGTGCCGGTGTTGAAAATAGCTTTGAAAGCGCTGCTGCGCGGCGACGTATTCAACGAATTCACGCTGATGGGAGGCGCGACTCTTGCGGCGCTCGCGATAGGCGAAATGTCCGAATCCGTCGGCGTCATGCTCTTCTACCGCCTCGGCGAAGCCTTCCAGGAACGCGCGTCGTCAAACTCGCGCCGCTCTATCAGGGCCCTGCTCGCGCAGAAGCCTATGACCGCGCGGGTCGTCACGGAGGACGGAACGGTTGAAAAAGACCCGAAGGAAATAGTGAAGGGCGACGTCGTTCGCGTGATGCCGGGCGAGATCGTCCCGATAGACGGCCGCGTCGTCAGCGGCACGTCGCAGATAGACATGTCCGCGATCACCGGCGAATCGATGCCGGTCGCCGTCCGGCGCGGCAGCGAAGTCCACGGCGGCACACTGTCGCTCGACGGGCTGCTGACTGTAGAGGCGGCGGGGCCATTTGAAGATTCCACGATAGCGCGCATGCTTGAAATGGTGCAGAACGCGGTCGCGCGCAAGTCCCCGACCGAGCGCTTCATCACGAGATTCTCGAAGTGGTACACGCCGGCGGTATTCTTCATGGCCTCGGCGGTAATGCTTCTGCCTCCTCTCTTAGGCTTCGGAGCGTGGCGCGAATGGATATACAGAGGGCTCGTCCTGCTCGTCATATCCTGCCCCTGCGCCCTCGTGATATCGATACCTCTCGGTTACTTTGGAGGGATCGGCGCGGCGTCGAAAAACGGCATACTCGTGAAGGGCGCGAACGTCTTCGACGCCGTCGGACGCGTCGACACCGCGGTATTCGACAAGACCGGCACATTGACCTACGGAAAATTCAGGCTCGTTAAAATCGTGCCGGCCGCGGGTATCGAAGAGCGCACGGTGCTTTCGGCCGCGGCGTTGGCGGAAAACGGCTCGACGCATCCGGTCGCCAAATCGATAACGGCCGCCGCGGCGGACGTTTCCGCGCCGGAAGGGGCGTCGATAACCCAGCTTCCCGGCAAGGGCATGCTATTCAAGAACGAGGGCGACACGATAGTAGCCGGCAACGCGGCGCTGCTTTCCGAATTCGGCGTCGCTGCGCCCGCAGTCGCGGAGCACGGCACTGTCGTACACGTCATGAAAAACGGAAAATACCTCGGCGCCCTGGTAGTCGCCGACGAACTGCGCACCGACGCCGCCAAGACGATCTCCGAACTGCGCATGCAGGGCATAAAGGGCGTCTACATGCTGACCGGCGACAGGGAGGAGACGGCGGCCGACGTCGCGAAAGAGCTTCGGCTCGACGGCTACCGCGCGGAGCTTCTGCCTGGAGACAAGGTCGAAGCTCTCAAAGAGCTCTGCGGCGGCGACACGAAGAGGACCGTTTACGTCGGCGACGGCATAAACGACGGCCCGGTCCTCGTGACCTCCGAGACCGGCATAGCGATGGGGGGCTTCGGCTCGCAGGTCGCAGTCGAAGTGGCGGACGCGGTCATACTCGACGATTCGCCGTCGAAAGTTGTGGGACTGCTGCGCATCGCGAAAAAAACGCGCGCGATAGTCTGGGAGAACGTATTCTTGGCGCTCGGAGTCAAGCTCGTATTCCTGATATTCGGCGTGGCCGGGCTCGCAGGCCTCTGGGAGGCCGTTTTCGCCGACGTAGGCGTCGCGCTGATGGCGATATTGAACTCGGCGCGCGCGACGCGTATAAAATAG
- a CDS encoding sigma factor-like helix-turn-helix DNA-binding protein, producing MTEKNSLEQRVRDGLLFDNYGSLLTKRQRAACNMVLLQDLSLAEAAEALGVSRQGVHDLISRARECMEGADKAFGVIVLTQKLEHIGELLEENKSRLPGDLYTTFKKLLGA from the coding sequence GTGACGGAAAAAAATTCTTTGGAGCAGCGTGTCAGAGACGGGCTTCTTTTCGATAATTACGGATCGCTGCTGACTAAAAGGCAGCGCGCGGCGTGCAACATGGTTCTGCTTCAGGATCTTTCCCTCGCCGAGGCCGCGGAAGCCCTCGGCGTTTCGCGGCAGGGCGTTCACGACCTTATAAGCCGCGCGCGCGAGTGTATGGAGGGGGCCGATAAGGCGTTCGGTGTCATCGTTCTGACTCAAAAGCTCGAACACATAGGCGAGCTCCTTGAAGAAAACAAAAGCCGCCTCCCCGGGGACTTGTATACGACGTTTAAAAAATTACTTGGAGCATAG
- a CDS encoding Na+/H+ antiporter NhaC family protein, with product MLSPKWFLLCSIIICSLMSISLGSSWTTIGTMGVALMGVGEGLGIPAPMSAGAILSGAFFGDKQFPQSDTTNFAPAVAGTDLYSHVRSMFWTTVPGLGCR from the coding sequence ATGCTCTCGCCTAAATGGTTCCTGCTTTGTTCGATAATTATATGCTCGCTCATGTCCATTTCCCTCGGCAGCTCGTGGACGACGATAGGCACGATGGGCGTGGCGCTTATGGGAGTCGGTGAGGGGCTCGGCATTCCCGCCCCCATGAGCGCAGGCGCGATTCTTTCCGGCGCATTTTTCGGCGACAAACAGTTTCCACAATCCGATACGACTAACTTTGCTCCCGCGGTCGCCGGCACAGACCTCTACTCGCACGTCCGTTCGATGTTCTGGACGACGGTCCCCGGGCTGGGCTGTCGATGA
- the rplS gene encoding 50S ribosomal protein L19, producing the protein MQDPRMALVEKKFHKDADSIPEFRSGDTVKVHVKVKEGNRERIQIFEGVVIGRQHGGLRENFIVRKISNGIGVERIFPVHCPTIDRIEVVRKGRVRRAKLYYLRDLSGKAARIRERRDFAAE; encoded by the coding sequence ATGCAAGATCCAAGAATGGCTCTGGTTGAGAAGAAATTCCATAAAGACGCGGATTCGATTCCTGAATTCCGCTCCGGGGATACGGTCAAGGTCCACGTCAAGGTCAAAGAGGGAAACCGCGAGCGCATCCAGATATTCGAGGGTGTAGTGATCGGCCGCCAGCACGGCGGGCTGCGCGAGAACTTCATCGTCCGCAAGATATCCAACGGCATAGGCGTCGAGAGAATCTTCCCGGTCCACTGCCCGACGATCGACAGGATCGAAGTCGTGCGCAAGGGCCGTGTCCGCCGTGCGAAGCTCTACTATCTCCGTGATCTCAGCGGAAAAGCCGCGCGCATCAGGGAGCGCAGGGACTTCGCGGCCGAATAG
- the ffh gene encoding signal recognition particle protein — protein sequence MFDSLKERFENIFANLRGKGKLTEEDINIALREVRRALLEADVNFKVVKDVVEAIRTRATGRQVVESVTPSQLIFTIVYEELVRIMGDAPVPLAVSPKPPTVYMMVGLQGSGKTTTSVKIARRMLKGHKPLVVACDLRRPAAVDQLRVLAEKAGVPFFGPEPGERDAVAVAKKSRAFAESRLCDLIILDTAGRLQLDDELMCELEEMKSASEPTEILLVVDSMTGQEAVNVADAFNKRLGLTGVVLTKLDGDARGGPALAVRAAAGVPIKLAGCGEKTEDLELFDARRMAQRIIGMGDMEGLIEKVQSATSEADIERMTQSLKTNRFTLEDMLVQLRQIQKLGPLEKVVEMLPIPGASKALKDAEIDPKRMKQTEAIILSMTPKERRNPEIIKGGRRRRIAEGSGTSVQMVNQLLAQYEQMKGMMKTFGKMAGGRGGFKMPRGMGAFMKGRRGFFG from the coding sequence ATGTTTGACTCATTAAAAGAACGCTTCGAAAATATTTTTGCAAACCTGAGAGGCAAGGGCAAGCTCACCGAAGAGGATATAAACATAGCGCTGCGCGAAGTCCGCCGCGCGCTGCTCGAGGCCGACGTGAACTTCAAAGTCGTCAAGGACGTGGTGGAGGCGATCAGGACGCGCGCGACGGGGCGGCAGGTCGTAGAATCGGTGACGCCTTCGCAGCTCATTTTTACGATCGTTTACGAAGAGCTCGTGAGGATCATGGGCGACGCGCCGGTGCCTCTTGCGGTTTCGCCGAAGCCGCCGACCGTTTACATGATGGTCGGCCTTCAGGGCTCCGGCAAGACGACGACCTCGGTGAAGATAGCGCGCCGCATGCTGAAGGGGCACAAGCCCCTCGTCGTGGCCTGCGACCTGCGCAGGCCGGCGGCGGTCGACCAGCTGCGCGTGCTCGCGGAAAAGGCGGGAGTTCCCTTCTTCGGCCCCGAACCGGGCGAGAGGGACGCGGTGGCGGTCGCCAAGAAATCGCGCGCCTTCGCCGAGTCGCGCCTCTGCGACCTGATAATCCTCGACACCGCCGGACGTCTTCAGCTCGACGACGAGCTGATGTGCGAGCTCGAGGAGATGAAGTCGGCGTCCGAGCCGACGGAGATACTTCTCGTGGTCGATTCGATGACGGGTCAGGAAGCCGTCAACGTAGCCGACGCCTTCAACAAGCGCCTCGGGCTGACCGGCGTCGTGCTGACGAAGCTGGACGGCGACGCCCGCGGAGGCCCCGCGCTTGCGGTGCGCGCCGCGGCGGGCGTCCCGATAAAGCTCGCGGGCTGCGGCGAGAAGACGGAGGACCTGGAGCTCTTCGACGCGCGTCGCATGGCCCAGAGGATCATCGGCATGGGCGATATGGAGGGGCTCATAGAAAAGGTCCAATCCGCGACCAGCGAAGCCGATATAGAGCGCATGACGCAGAGCCTGAAGACGAACCGCTTCACGCTCGAAGACATGCTGGTGCAGCTGCGCCAGATACAGAAGCTGGGGCCTCTCGAAAAGGTCGTGGAGATGCTGCCGATACCGGGCGCGAGCAAGGCGCTCAAAGACGCCGAGATAGACCCCAAGCGCATGAAGCAGACCGAAGCGATAATACTTTCGATGACGCCTAAGGAGCGCCGCAACCCAGAAATAATAAAGGGCGGGCGCCGCAGGCGCATCGCGGAGGGCTCAGGCACGTCGGTGCAGATGGTCAATCAGCTGCTCGCGCAGTACGAGCAGATGAAGGGCATGATGAAGACCTTCGGCAAGATGGCCGGCGGCAGGGGCGGCTTCAAGATGCCGCGCGGGATGGGCGCCTTTATGAAGGGGCGCCGCGGGTTTTTCGGTTAA
- a CDS encoding iron-sulfur cluster assembly scaffold protein NifU, translating into MYNQKVVDYFMNPRNSGRIEDASAIGEVGNPVCGDVMKIYLKINPQSEVIEDIKFETFGCAAAIATSSMITELAKGKTLANALKITNKDVADELGGLPAVKLHCSLLAQEGIQAAAADYYMKRDGKLPAGLSFPESSMSNGGAEEERFVSEDSRAAD; encoded by the coding sequence ATGTACAATCAGAAGGTAGTAGACTATTTCATGAATCCGCGCAACTCCGGCAGAATCGAAGACGCGAGCGCGATAGGCGAGGTCGGAAACCCCGTCTGCGGCGACGTTATGAAGATATATCTGAAGATCAATCCGCAGAGCGAAGTGATAGAGGACATCAAATTCGAAACATTCGGCTGCGCTGCGGCGATCGCTACGAGCTCGATGATAACCGAACTGGCGAAGGGCAAGACGCTTGCAAATGCACTTAAGATAACGAACAAGGACGTCGCCGACGAACTCGGCGGGCTGCCGGCCGTGAAGCTGCACTGCTCGCTGCTCGCACAGGAGGGCATACAGGCCGCGGCGGCCGACTACTATATGAAGCGGGACGGCAAACTCCCAGCGGGGCTCAGCTTCCCCGAAAGCAGCATGTCGAACGGCGGCGCCGAGGAAGAGCGCTTCGTCAGCGAAGACAGCCGCGCGGCTGATTAA
- the rpsP gene encoding 30S ribosomal protein S16, with protein sequence MSVRIRLSRHGKKKAPFYRLVVADSRSPRDGRFIEILGTYNPLVEPAEIKIDAERAAKWLANGASPSDTAKALLKKAGIIDAPAAE encoded by the coding sequence ATGTCAGTTCGTATTCGTCTTTCCCGTCACGGGAAGAAGAAGGCTCCATTCTACCGTCTCGTGGTGGCGGATTCACGTTCGCCGAGGGACGGCCGCTTCATCGAGATACTGGGCACCTACAACCCGCTCGTGGAGCCCGCAGAGATCAAAATAGACGCCGAGCGTGCGGCCAAATGGCTGGCAAACGGGGCATCCCCGTCCGACACGGCCAAAGCGCTGCTTAAAAAGGCGGGAATCATTGACGCGCCGGCGGCGGAATAA
- a CDS encoding RrF2 family transcriptional regulator, giving the protein MAITQKCQYALRAIYELALSQNEAPLKMGAIADAQNIPVRFLGNILGSLKGAGIVDSARGKDGGYFLARPASAITVGEVMRFIQGPLGPVECSRMDEDCLLYDDCVFRPLWDKARAALEAVYDGTTFQDLVNQSVNSCCRPDCRCGGRR; this is encoded by the coding sequence ATGGCGATCACACAAAAATGTCAATATGCGCTGAGGGCTATCTACGAGCTCGCGCTGAGCCAGAACGAAGCACCGCTCAAGATGGGGGCGATAGCGGACGCTCAAAACATCCCCGTGCGCTTCCTCGGAAACATACTCGGCAGCCTCAAGGGCGCGGGGATCGTCGATTCCGCGCGCGGCAAGGACGGAGGGTATTTCCTCGCGAGGCCCGCGTCGGCGATCACGGTCGGCGAGGTGATGCGCTTCATACAGGGGCCGCTCGGCCCCGTCGAGTGCTCGCGCATGGACGAGGACTGCCTGCTCTACGACGACTGCGTCTTCCGCCCGCTCTGGGACAAGGCGAGGGCGGCGCTCGAAGCCGTCTACGACGGCACGACGTTCCAGGATCTGGTAAACCAGTCTGTAAACAGCTGCTGCCGGCCCGACTGCCGATGCGGCGGCAGGCGATAA